GAGTTTGTCGGGTGTGCAGAAAAGATTAGGAAGCGAGAACGAACTCTGGTACCAGCGTGAATTCACCGTTCCGTCTAACTGGAAAAACAACAGGGTACTGCTTCACTTTGGAGCTGTGGACTGGAAAGCCGATGTCTGGGTAAACGACATTAAGGTAGGACAACACACCGGCGGATATGCCCCGTTCTCATTTGACGTAACACCCGCTTTGAAAAGCGGAACGAACAAACTGGTGGTAAAGGTATGGGACGGAACCGACCAAGGATACCAGCCGCGGGGAAAACAGGTAAACAATCCGCACGGCATCTGGTATACCCCGGTGAGCGGCATCTGGCAAACCGTATGGCTGGAACCCGTTCCTGAGAAATACATCGAAAATGTAAAAATCACCCCGGATATCGATAAGAACACCATAGGTGTTGAAGCTTTTATCAATCAGGCAACCGCTTCCGACAGGATTGAAGTGAAAGTGATGGAAGGTTCCCATGTCGTGGCTACGGGACAGTCCATCAATAACCAGCCTGTTGAAGTGTCTATGCCGGCGAATCCCCGGTTATGGTCGCCCAATGATCCTTTCTTGTATGATTTGGAAGTAACCGTGTTCAACGGTTCGAAACAGCTGGATAAGGTGAAAAGCTACACAGCCATGCGCAAATATTCAACCAAGCGCGATGACAAAGGAATTGTCCGTTTACAACTGAACAATAAAGATTTGTTCCAGTTCGGCCCGCTCGACCAGGGATGGTGGCCTGACGGACTGTATACGGCTCCTACTGACGAGGCGTTGAGATATGACGTGGTTAAAACCAAAGACTTTGGATTCAACATGATTCGCAAACACGTAAAAGTGGAACCTGCCCGTTGGTATATGCACTGCGACCAGCTTGGTATCATTGTGTGGCAAGACATGCCTAACGGTGACAGAAGCCCCGAGTGGCAAATGCGCGAATATTTCACCGGTGCGGAAAGACTGCGTTCACCGGAGTCGGAAGCCAACTACCGCAAAGAGTGGAAAGAAATCATGGATTACCTGTACTCATATCCTTCAATCGGTGTTTGGGTCCCGTTCAACGAAGCCTGGGGACAATTTAAAACGCAGGAAATTGTGGAATGGACCAAGCAGTATGACCCGTCTCGTCTGGTAAACCCGGCCAGTGGAGGAAATCATTATCACCTAGGAGACATGCTTGACTTACATAATTACCCACACCCGGAAATGTATTTGTACGACGGACAGCGGGCAACTGTTCTTGGCGAATACGGAGGAATCGGTTGGGCAAACAAGGAACACCTCTGGGAACCCGACCGCAACTGGGGATACGTACAGTTCAACAGCTCCAATGAAGTGACCAACGAGTATATTAAATATGCTGAACAGCTGAAACAGATGATCCGTCAGGGTTTCTCCGCTGCTGTATACACCCAGACTACCGATGTGGAAGTGGAAGTGAACGGGCTGATGACTTACGACAGGGCTGTAGTGAAGATCGACGAAGGCAGGGTACGGAAAGTAAATCAGGAAATATGCCATATACTGAACGACTGATTTTTATTTCAATCCTCCTGCTCATTTTTTCTGCTTGTCAAGGCGAGAAGGACCATAACGATCAGTATTATTATATTGAATGGGATAGAGCCTCCCTCCTTCGCATAGCGGAAGAGGGGGGATATCCTCGTTTACGCCGTTTAAACGACGGTTCGTTTTTGGCAGCATACGAGAATAGGCAAGGAGATGTGGTTGTAAAAAGGAGCAGCAATGAAGGTGTTTCCTGGGATGACCCGGTAACTGCATACGAAAAGTTTGAATTTGTCGATCCGGCGTCTTCTGCTTCTACGGTAGTGAATATAGCCAATCCTGAAATTGTTCAGTTGGCCAACGGGGATATTCTGCTGGCCAGTAATTTGCGCCCCCGAAAAGAAGGTCTTTATCCGTTTTCGATTGCGTTAAAAAGGAGTGTTGACAAGGGGAGGACGTGGTCCCAGGCACAAATACTCTATCAAGCTGCTCCGTTTTTCAGGGATGGCTGCTGGGAACCTTCTTTCCTGATTTTGCCGGACGGAACGGTACAGATTTATTTCGCGAACGAATCGCCTTACCGCAACTCGGATGAACAGGAAATATCAATGATACGATCTGTTGATAACGGCTATACGTGGAGTGAAAACCCAACAACGGTTAGTTTCAGGCAAGGATATCGCGATGGGATGCCGGTAGCCATTCATGACGGTACGAATATCTACCTGGCTATCGAAGATAACTTGTCGGGGCAGTTTAAACCGTACATCATTCGCAGTGCGGTTGGTAGTCCATGGGTAGAAGCCGTGCGAAAAGATTCCCCGTACCGCTATTCTGCATTACGGTCTCCGCTACCCGATACGGTTTACGCAGGAGCTCCTTACCTCATTCGTACAGAGAACAACGTTTACGTACTCTCCTATCAGACTACAAACAACAGGAGTTTCGATTGGGAACGGTCGACTATGGAGATACAGGTTAGCGGTGTGCCGTCCGATTTCAGTAACCCGTCTCAGCCTTTCATTGTCCCACTGTCGAAAGAAGCTAAATGGAATTCATTGGCCGATTTAGGGAACAACACCATTGCCGCACTTGCTTCCACAAACTTCGAAGGAGAAAAAATAGGAGTTTGGATGATTAAAGGGAAAATCAGAAAACAATAAAATGAAGATGATACATATTATTCAACAGGCATTGGCGCTCTTGCTCTTGTTAGGATGTAAAGCAATAGAAACCCCACCGGAAATTCCTTCTGCGGGAAATGACACCTATAAAAACCCGGTAATTAACTACAGTCTTCCCGATCCGACAGTGATCAAAGCCAACGACGGATTCTTCTACCTTTATGCGACTGAAGATATCCGGAATACTCCCATTTATTGTTCGCAAGATTTAGTGAACTGGAAATTTGTTGGCACTGCATTTACCGATGCAACCCGTCCGACATTTGAACCGAAAGGCGGTTTGTGGGCGCCCGATATCAATTACATTAACGGAAAGTATGTGCTGTACTATTCCATGTCGGTATGGGGTGAGGAATGGACCTGCGGGATAGGCGTGGCTACCTCCGATAAACCCGAAGGCCCGTTTACCGATCACGGCAAGCTGTTTCGCAGCAACGAGATCGATGTGCAAAATTCCATCGATCCCTTTTATATCGAAGAAAACGCGAAGAAATACCTGTTCTGGGGCAGCTTTCGGGGCATTTACGCCATCGAACTTTCGGACGACGTCAGCGTAAGACCGGGAGCCGAAAAGCAACGAATTGCCGGCACGGCTTATGAAGGGACATACATACATAAACGAAACGGTTTTTATTACCTGTTTGCCTCCGTCGGATCCTGCTGCGAAGGGTTAAACAGCACGTATACCACTGTGGTAGGGCGTTCAGAAAATCTTTTTGGCCCTTATGTGGATAAGCAAGGACAGTCCATGATGGATAATCATCACGAAGTAATGATCCGGA
This portion of the Petrimonas sulfuriphila genome encodes:
- a CDS encoding exo-alpha-sialidase; the encoded protein is MPYTERLIFISILLLIFSACQGEKDHNDQYYYIEWDRASLLRIAEEGGYPRLRRLNDGSFLAAYENRQGDVVVKRSSNEGVSWDDPVTAYEKFEFVDPASSASTVVNIANPEIVQLANGDILLASNLRPRKEGLYPFSIALKRSVDKGRTWSQAQILYQAAPFFRDGCWEPSFLILPDGTVQIYFANESPYRNSDEQEISMIRSVDNGYTWSENPTTVSFRQGYRDGMPVAIHDGTNIYLAIEDNLSGQFKPYIIRSAVGSPWVEAVRKDSPYRYSALRSPLPDTVYAGAPYLIRTENNVYVLSYQTTNNRSFDWERSTMEIQVSGVPSDFSNPSQPFIVPLSKEAKWNSLADLGNNTIAALASTNFEGEKIGVWMIKGKIRKQ
- a CDS encoding beta-galactosidase, whose product is MKSKLVVFILLTATLSLSAQWKPAGDRLKTRWASQIDVNNVLPEYPRPIMERSQWQNLNGLWNYAILPVGKQNPTSFDGKILVPFAIESSLSGVQKRLGSENELWYQREFTVPSNWKNNRVLLHFGAVDWKADVWVNDIKVGQHTGGYAPFSFDVTPALKSGTNKLVVKVWDGTDQGYQPRGKQVNNPHGIWYTPVSGIWQTVWLEPVPEKYIENVKITPDIDKNTIGVEAFINQATASDRIEVKVMEGSHVVATGQSINNQPVEVSMPANPRLWSPNDPFLYDLEVTVFNGSKQLDKVKSYTAMRKYSTKRDDKGIVRLQLNNKDLFQFGPLDQGWWPDGLYTAPTDEALRYDVVKTKDFGFNMIRKHVKVEPARWYMHCDQLGIIVWQDMPNGDRSPEWQMREYFTGAERLRSPESEANYRKEWKEIMDYLYSYPSIGVWVPFNEAWGQFKTQEIVEWTKQYDPSRLVNPASGGNHYHLGDMLDLHNYPHPEMYLYDGQRATVLGEYGGIGWANKEHLWEPDRNWGYVQFNSSNEVTNEYIKYAEQLKQMIRQGFSAAVYTQTTDVEVEVNGLMTYDRAVVKIDEGRVRKVNQEICHILND
- a CDS encoding family 43 glycosylhydrolase, encoding MKMIHIIQQALALLLLLGCKAIETPPEIPSAGNDTYKNPVINYSLPDPTVIKANDGFFYLYATEDIRNTPIYCSQDLVNWKFVGTAFTDATRPTFEPKGGLWAPDINYINGKYVLYYSMSVWGEEWTCGIGVATSDKPEGPFTDHGKLFRSNEIDVQNSIDPFYIEENAKKYLFWGSFRGIYAIELSDDVSVRPGAEKQRIAGTAYEGTYIHKRNGFYYLFASVGSCCEGLNSTYTTVVGRSENLFGPYVDKQGQSMMDNHHEVMIRKNQKFVGTGHNSEIVQDQEGQDWMLYHAVSVDNPKGRVLMMDQVRWKDEWPYVEGNTSSLTSPKPIFN